The following are encoded in a window of Pseudomonas sp. JQ170C genomic DNA:
- a CDS encoding NAD(P)/FAD-dependent oxidoreductase → MPSVISTDVLIVGAGVAGLWLNARLRRLGYSTVVVERASLGGEQTLKSQGIIHGGAKYALHGALTGASEAIADMPRRWREALAGNGELDLSGVRLLSEAHYLWSPGTLAGNLTSFFASKAVRGRVDQVKGEQLPPALQDRAFKGKVYRLAELVIDVPSLLTRLAELAGDSLLAGEQIEPLQNGGELVGLRVDGREIRAQRVVLSAGAGNAGLLETLGLKQPAMQRRPLHMVMAKGSSLKPLYAHCLGGGPKPRITVTSHPAADGQWVWYLGGDLAEADGVAREPDAQIAAAKKEVASLLPWIDLSQVRWATVRIDRAEPAQSGLVRPDNAFLAEQDRLLVGWPTKLALAPDFADRVLANLERDGIKPTASAALPDLPKPPMAVPVWEQLLP, encoded by the coding sequence ATGCCATCCGTTATTTCCACCGACGTCCTGATCGTCGGCGCAGGGGTCGCAGGCCTCTGGCTCAATGCTCGCCTGCGTCGCCTGGGTTACTCGACGGTAGTGGTGGAACGCGCCAGCCTCGGTGGCGAGCAGACCCTCAAATCCCAAGGCATCATTCACGGCGGCGCCAAGTACGCCCTGCATGGCGCCCTGACCGGCGCCTCCGAAGCGATCGCCGACATGCCGCGACGCTGGCGCGAGGCCCTGGCTGGCAATGGCGAACTGGACCTGTCCGGTGTGCGCCTGCTGTCCGAAGCCCATTACCTGTGGTCGCCCGGCACCCTGGCCGGCAACCTCACCAGCTTTTTCGCCAGCAAGGCGGTGCGTGGCCGGGTCGATCAGGTCAAGGGCGAGCAACTGCCGCCTGCCCTGCAGGACCGTGCCTTCAAGGGCAAGGTCTACCGCCTGGCTGAACTGGTCATTGATGTGCCCAGCCTGCTGACCCGCCTGGCGGAACTGGCCGGCGACAGCTTGCTGGCCGGCGAGCAGATCGAACCGCTGCAAAACGGCGGCGAGCTGGTCGGCTTGCGCGTCGATGGTCGCGAAATCCGTGCCCAGCGTGTCGTGCTCAGCGCCGGCGCCGGCAATGCCGGCCTGCTGGAAACACTGGGCCTGAAGCAACCGGCCATGCAGCGTCGACCGCTGCACATGGTCATGGCCAAGGGTTCCAGCCTCAAGCCGCTGTATGCCCACTGCCTGGGTGGCGGCCCCAAGCCGCGCATTACCGTTACCAGCCATCCGGCTGCCGATGGTCAGTGGGTCTGGTACCTGGGGGGCGACCTGGCCGAAGCCGACGGTGTGGCCCGCGAACCGGACGCACAGATTGCAGCGGCGAAAAAAGAAGTCGCCAGCCTGCTGCCCTGGATCGACCTGAGCCAGGTGCGCTGGGCAACCGTGCGCATCGACCGCGCCGAACCTGCACAGTCTGGCCTGGTGCGCCCCGACAACGCCTTCCTCGCCGAGCAGGATCGCTTGCTGGTGGGCTGGCCGACCAAGCTGGCCCTCGCGCCAGACTTCGCCGACCGGGTGCTGGCCAACCTTGAGCGTGACGGCATCAAGCCTACCGCCAGCGCAGCCTTGCCTGACCTGCCGAAACCACCGATGGCGGTGCCGGTCTGGGAGCAACTGCTGCCATGA
- the hldE gene encoding bifunctional D-glycero-beta-D-manno-heptose-7-phosphate kinase/D-glycero-beta-D-manno-heptose 1-phosphate adenylyltransferase HldE, with protein MKLSMPRFDQAPVLVVGDVMLDRYWHGGTSRISPEAPVPVVKVEQIEDRPGGAANVALNIAALGAPASLVGVTGQDEAADSLANSLQAAGVCSIFQRIAHQPTIVKLRVMSRHQQLLRIDFEEPFATDPLSLGAEVDTLLEGVKVLVLSDYGKGALKNHQSLIQAARAKGIPVLADPKGKDFSIYRGASLITPNLSEFETIVGRCADEAELVAKGGQLMRELELGALLVTRGEHGMTLLRPEHPALHLPARAREVFDVTGAGDTVISTLAAAIAAGEDLPHAVGLANLAAGIVVGKLGTAAISAPELRRAIQREEGSERGVLSLDQLLLAIDDARAHNEKIVFTNGCFDILHAGHVTYLEQARAQGDRLIVAVNDDASVSRLKGPGRPINSVDRRMAVLAGLGAVDWVISFPEGTPENLLSQVKPDVLVKGGDYGIDQVVGADIVKAYGGTVKVLGLVENSSTTAIVEKIRKH; from the coding sequence ATGAAGTTGTCCATGCCGCGTTTCGATCAAGCCCCGGTACTGGTGGTGGGCGATGTCATGCTCGACCGCTACTGGCATGGCGGTACCTCACGGATCTCGCCTGAAGCCCCGGTGCCGGTGGTCAAGGTCGAGCAGATCGAGGACCGTCCCGGCGGTGCGGCCAACGTCGCCTTGAACATCGCCGCGCTGGGTGCCCCGGCATCGCTGGTTGGGGTTACCGGCCAGGATGAAGCTGCCGACAGCCTGGCCAACAGCCTGCAGGCCGCTGGCGTGTGCTCGATTTTCCAACGCATCGCGCACCAGCCGACCATCGTCAAGCTGCGGGTCATGAGCCGTCACCAGCAATTGCTGCGTATCGACTTTGAAGAACCCTTCGCCACCGATCCGCTGTCGCTGGGTGCCGAAGTCGACACCCTGCTCGAAGGCGTCAAGGTGCTGGTGTTGTCCGACTACGGCAAAGGCGCCCTGAAAAACCATCAGAGTCTGATCCAGGCGGCGCGGGCCAAGGGCATTCCGGTACTGGCCGACCCCAAGGGCAAGGATTTCTCGATCTACCGTGGCGCCAGCCTTATCACCCCGAACCTCAGCGAGTTTGAAACCATCGTCGGTCGTTGCGCCGACGAAGCGGAGCTGGTGGCCAAGGGTGGTCAGCTGATGCGTGAGCTTGAGTTGGGCGCCTTGCTGGTGACCCGCGGTGAGCACGGCATGACCTTGCTGCGTCCGGAGCATCCGGCGCTGCACCTGCCAGCCCGTGCTCGTGAAGTGTTTGATGTCACCGGTGCCGGTGACACGGTGATTTCCACCCTGGCTGCAGCGATCGCTGCCGGGGAAGACCTGCCTCACGCAGTGGGCCTGGCCAATCTGGCCGCCGGCATCGTGGTGGGCAAGCTGGGTACCGCCGCCATCAGCGCGCCAGAGCTGCGTCGTGCCATCCAGCGCGAGGAAGGTTCGGAGCGTGGCGTACTGAGCCTTGATCAGCTGCTGTTGGCCATTGACGATGCCCGTGCCCATAACGAGAAAATCGTCTTTACCAACGGTTGCTTCGACATCCTCCATGCCGGGCATGTGACCTACCTGGAACAGGCGCGCGCCCAGGGTGATCGCCTGATCGTAGCAGTCAACGACGATGCTTCGGTCAGCCGCCTCAAAGGCCCGGGCCGTCCGATCAACAGCGTTGACCGGCGCATGGCGGTACTGGCGGGTCTGGGTGCGGTGGACTGGGTCATCAGCTTCCCTGAAGGCACGCCGGAAAACCTGCTCAGCCAGGTCAAGCCGGATGTGCTGGTCAAGGGTGGGGACTATGGGATCGACCAAGTGGTCGGCGCCGACATCGTCAAGGCCTATGGCGGTACCGTGAAGGTGCTGGGGCTTGTTGAGAACAGCTCGACTACGGCCATCGTCGAGAAGATTCGCAAGCACTGA
- a CDS encoding glycosyltransferase family 2 protein, with translation MRFSEESDVTLVVTSCGRFDLLQLTLESFDRFNTAPIREVFITEDSGDDAVHGAVPEHWKPYTTVFVNRPKLGQLASIDLAYGRVRTPYIFHCEDDWEFYRPGFVEDSRSILEVSPQLLQVWLRSYAHDLKLHSPYIHLGGRQFINGVPCYPLLSSKPEWQSFSLNPGLRRLSDYQRCAPFAAYAGEKALSKRYAELNLTGVTLEGDAVLHTGFGSHVSLPEERRRKDRRRKRDRVKLAVILIVGIALGVGVGFFAH, from the coding sequence GTGCGATTCAGTGAAGAGAGTGATGTAACCCTGGTGGTTACCAGTTGCGGGCGTTTCGACCTGCTCCAGCTTACGCTGGAAAGTTTCGACCGTTTCAATACTGCGCCGATACGCGAGGTGTTCATTACCGAAGACTCCGGGGATGACGCGGTGCATGGCGCGGTCCCGGAGCACTGGAAGCCCTATACCACGGTGTTCGTCAACCGCCCCAAGCTGGGTCAGTTGGCCTCGATCGACCTTGCCTACGGCCGGGTCAGGACGCCCTACATTTTCCACTGCGAAGACGACTGGGAGTTCTACCGCCCAGGGTTTGTTGAGGATTCGCGCAGCATTCTCGAGGTCAGCCCGCAGCTGTTGCAGGTATGGTTGCGCAGCTACGCCCATGACCTTAAATTGCACAGCCCTTACATTCATCTGGGTGGGCGTCAGTTCATCAATGGCGTACCTTGCTACCCGTTGTTGTCGAGCAAGCCGGAGTGGCAAAGCTTCTCGTTGAACCCGGGTTTGCGTCGACTGAGTGATTATCAACGCTGCGCTCCATTTGCCGCCTATGCTGGTGAAAAGGCACTGTCAAAGCGTTATGCCGAGTTGAACCTGACAGGGGTAACCCTGGAGGGCGACGCGGTGTTGCATACCGGGTTCGGCTCCCATGTGAGCCTTCCCGAAGAGCGCCGGCGCAAGGATCGACGTCGCAAGCGTGATCGGGTCAAGCTGGCGGTGATTCTAATTGTCGGGATTGCATTAGGAGTGGGGGTTGGCTTTTTTGCGCATTGA
- a CDS encoding aldo/keto reductase gives MSLPTLHGLHRPLGSTGLRVSPLGLGTVKLGRDQGVKYPNGFTIPDDDQARLLLQQARELGINLIDTAPAYGRSEERLGPLLRGQREQWVIVSKVGEEFDDGQSRFDFSAAHTRFSIERSLQRLETDHIDLVLVHSDGNDLHILEHEEVYQTLEALKQEGKIGGFGLSGKTAAGGLKALERGDCAMVTYNLNEQAERPVLDYAAAHGKAILVKKALASGHVCLSPGVDPVRASFELLFNHPGVSSAIVGTINPVHLAHNVATVAAILNR, from the coding sequence ATGAGCCTGCCAACCCTTCACGGTCTGCACCGCCCCTTGGGCAGCACCGGCCTGCGGGTTTCGCCGCTGGGCCTGGGTACGGTCAAGCTGGGCCGTGACCAAGGGGTCAAGTACCCCAACGGCTTTACGATCCCCGACGATGACCAGGCTCGCCTGCTGCTCCAGCAAGCGCGCGAGCTGGGCATCAACCTGATCGACACCGCACCGGCGTACGGCCGGAGCGAAGAGCGCCTGGGTCCATTGCTGCGTGGCCAACGTGAGCAATGGGTGATTGTCAGCAAGGTGGGCGAAGAGTTCGACGACGGCCAGTCTCGTTTCGACTTCAGCGCCGCTCACACGCGCTTTTCCATCGAACGCAGCCTCCAGCGCCTGGAGACCGACCATATTGATCTGGTGCTGGTGCATTCCGATGGCAACGACCTGCACATCCTCGAACACGAAGAGGTCTACCAGACCCTTGAGGCCCTGAAGCAGGAGGGCAAGATCGGCGGCTTCGGCCTCTCAGGCAAAACGGCAGCGGGTGGATTGAAAGCGCTGGAGCGCGGCGATTGCGCCATGGTCACCTACAATCTGAACGAGCAGGCAGAACGCCCGGTACTCGACTATGCCGCCGCACATGGCAAAGCGATTCTGGTGAAAAAAGCCCTGGCCAGTGGTCATGTCTGCCTGAGCCCTGGGGTAGACCCGGTACGCGCGAGCTTCGAGCTGCTGTTCAATCACCCCGGGGTGAGCAGTGCTATCGTCGGTACCATCAACCCTGTACACCTGGCCCACAACGTGGCCACCGTTGCCGCCATACTGAATCGCTGA
- a CDS encoding metal ABC transporter ATPase: protein MPRTLIRKNPSNFKTLPLHVEASPEGLCYQSIGMPLNFAQTQQRRKQIHLADSQRFAVELANLGVSVRLTLHWQNRDYWVLVRQRRQDRGDVVLKLISGYVPAQELNLPLHTAIQEVAEECLLETPEGWLGGRFNETWLPAPYADALHYREALPFVLTPQSGAARPVRCANLQLLERPRAYVHLPTASLQLIYDLRLQVPREAKSLSLFHVDERLEGDQLVARLNRTRPDLYLMPLEDGHPRPELYTLKQDRLVPASTRGLYLAESFARQEGWLVRDERIRWKDWVSQQGLATPKADSGLRRLTGKARELLQMARGELRK, encoded by the coding sequence ATGCCGCGAACGCTGATCCGCAAGAACCCGAGCAACTTCAAGACCCTGCCCCTGCATGTCGAAGCCAGCCCCGAGGGGCTGTGCTACCAGAGCATCGGCATGCCGCTGAACTTTGCCCAGACCCAGCAACGGCGCAAGCAGATTCACCTGGCCGACAGCCAACGCTTTGCCGTCGAGCTGGCCAACCTGGGGGTGTCGGTACGACTGACCCTGCATTGGCAGAATCGCGACTATTGGGTGCTGGTCCGCCAGCGCCGCCAGGACCGTGGCGATGTGGTGCTGAAACTGATTTCAGGCTACGTGCCGGCCCAGGAACTGAACCTGCCGCTGCACACTGCCATCCAGGAAGTTGCCGAGGAATGCTTGCTGGAAACCCCGGAAGGCTGGCTCGGCGGGCGCTTCAACGAAACCTGGCTACCCGCACCCTACGCTGACGCGCTGCACTATCGCGAAGCCCTGCCCTTTGTCCTTACGCCACAGTCGGGTGCGGCACGACCAGTACGCTGCGCCAACCTGCAATTGCTCGAACGCCCGCGTGCCTATGTACACCTGCCTACCGCCTCACTTCAGCTGATCTACGACCTGCGCCTGCAGGTGCCGCGTGAAGCCAAATCCCTGAGCCTGTTTCATGTCGATGAACGGCTGGAAGGCGATCAGTTGGTGGCGCGGCTCAACCGCACTCGCCCCGATTTGTACCTGATGCCACTGGAGGACGGCCATCCTCGGCCCGAGTTGTACACCCTGAAGCAGGACCGTCTGGTGCCCGCGAGCACGCGCGGCCTGTACCTGGCCGAAAGCTTTGCCCGGCAGGAAGGCTGGCTGGTGAGGGATGAGCGGATTCGCTGGAAGGATTGGGTCAGCCAACAAGGGCTGGCAACGCCGAAAGCGGATTCCGGATTGCGGCGACTGACAGGTAAGGCGCGGGAGTTGCTGCAGATGGCGCGGGGGGAATTGCGCAAGTAA
- the msbA gene encoding lipid A export permease/ATP-binding protein MsbA — MAETPLKAEQQSSSSLKIYFRLLSYVKPYIGIFMLSIVGFVIFASTQPMLAGILKYFVDGLSNPQAVLFPTVPYLKDLQLLQAVPLLIVLIAAWQGLGSFLGNYFLAKVSLGLVHDLRVELFNKLLVLPNRYFDNHNSGHLISRITFNVTMVTGAATDAIKVVIREGLTVVFLFIYLLWMNWKLTLVMLAILPIIAVMVGSASKKFRKQSKKIQVAMGDVTHVASETIQGYRVVRSFGGESYEQKRFADASQSNTDKQLRMTKTGAVYTPMLQLVIYTAMAALMFLVLFLRGDATAGDLVAYITAAGLLPKPIRQLSEVSSTIQKGLAGAESIFEQLDEAPEVDNGTVELDRVVGRLEVRNLSFTYPGTERQVLSDISFTAEPGQMIALVGRSGSGKSTLAGLIPRFYHHDQGQILLDGVEIENYRLRNLRRHVAQVTQHVTLFNDTVANNIAYGDLAGAPRAEIEAAAADAYAKDFVEQLPQGFDTQVGENGVLLSGGQRQRLAIARALLKNAPLLILDEATSALDTESERHIQAALDHVMKGRTTLVIAHRLSTIEKADMILVMDQGKLVERGTHAELLAANGYYARLHAMGLDEPAKADIT; from the coding sequence ATGGCCGAAACACCGCTAAAGGCGGAGCAGCAGAGCAGCTCCAGCCTGAAAATCTACTTCCGGCTACTGAGCTATGTGAAACCGTACATTGGCATTTTCATGCTGAGTATCGTCGGCTTCGTAATCTTTGCCTCTACCCAGCCGATGCTGGCCGGGATCCTCAAGTATTTCGTCGATGGCTTGAGCAATCCCCAGGCCGTGTTGTTCCCCACCGTGCCCTACCTCAAGGATCTGCAGTTGCTGCAGGCCGTGCCGTTGCTGATCGTGCTGATCGCCGCCTGGCAGGGGCTGGGGTCGTTCCTGGGTAACTACTTCCTGGCCAAGGTTTCGCTGGGCCTGGTCCACGACTTGCGGGTCGAGTTGTTCAACAAGTTGTTGGTGCTGCCCAACCGCTATTTCGACAATCACAACTCCGGTCACCTGATTTCCCGAATCACCTTCAACGTCACCATGGTCACTGGCGCTGCTACCGATGCAATCAAGGTAGTGATCCGTGAAGGCCTGACCGTGGTGTTCCTGTTCATTTATCTGTTGTGGATGAACTGGAAGCTGACCCTGGTGATGCTGGCGATCCTGCCGATCATTGCTGTGATGGTGGGTAGCGCAAGCAAGAAATTCCGCAAGCAGAGCAAGAAGATCCAGGTGGCGATGGGCGACGTGACCCATGTGGCCTCCGAGACCATTCAAGGCTACCGCGTGGTGCGCAGCTTTGGCGGCGAAAGCTATGAGCAGAAGCGTTTTGCCGACGCCAGCCAGAGCAACACCGACAAGCAACTGCGCATGACCAAGACGGGCGCCGTGTACACCCCCATGCTGCAGCTGGTGATCTACACCGCCATGGCCGCCTTGATGTTCCTGGTGCTGTTCCTGCGTGGCGATGCCACGGCGGGTGACCTGGTCGCCTACATCACCGCTGCGGGCTTGCTGCCCAAGCCAATCCGTCAGCTCTCGGAAGTCAGCTCGACCATCCAGAAAGGCCTGGCCGGCGCTGAAAGCATCTTTGAACAATTGGACGAGGCTCCCGAAGTCGACAACGGCACCGTCGAGCTGGACCGCGTGGTTGGTCGCCTTGAGGTGCGCAACCTGAGCTTCACCTACCCAGGTACCGAGCGTCAGGTGCTGTCGGATATTTCCTTCACGGCAGAGCCGGGGCAGATGATTGCACTGGTGGGGCGTTCCGGTAGTGGCAAGTCGACCCTGGCGGGCCTGATTCCGCGGTTCTACCACCATGACCAAGGGCAGATCCTGCTCGATGGCGTGGAAATCGAGAACTACCGCTTGCGCAACCTGCGCCGCCATGTGGCCCAGGTTACCCAGCATGTCACCCTGTTCAACGATACCGTGGCCAATAACATCGCTTATGGCGATCTGGCCGGTGCGCCGCGGGCGGAAATCGAAGCCGCTGCCGCCGATGCCTATGCCAAGGATTTCGTCGAGCAGTTGCCGCAGGGCTTCGACACCCAGGTCGGCGAGAACGGCGTGCTGTTGTCCGGCGGTCAGCGCCAGCGCCTGGCGATTGCCCGGGCCTTGCTCAAGAACGCGCCGCTGCTGATTCTCGACGAGGCCACCTCGGCCCTGGATACCGAGTCCGAGCGCCATATCCAGGCGGCACTTGATCATGTGATGAAGGGCCGCACCACGCTGGTTATCGCCCACCGCCTGTCGACCATCGAGAAGGCCGACATGATCCTGGTCATGGACCAGGGCAAGCTGGTCGAGCGCGGTACCCACGCCGAGCTGCTGGCCGCCAATGGCTATTACGCCAGGCTGCATGCCATGGGCCTGGATGAGCCGGCCAAGGCCGATATCACCTGA
- a CDS encoding toluene tolerance protein, whose product MQCSRLPQVDFNQLILGAKVLEADSYGAKVYLLNDGNILKLFRRKRLISSALLRPYSARFIDNAMGLEKKGIPTLKVLKYYKLDAPGMTAVLYQPLPGETLSQLSRKDGFSWQERLPELVALVRKLHRSGIYFRSLHLGNIVVTPDQEMGLIDVADMRFMRAPLSNRMIRRNVQHFARYIARERLDDQFPLAELERALLG is encoded by the coding sequence ATGCAATGTTCCCGGCTACCCCAGGTCGACTTCAACCAGCTCATCCTCGGTGCCAAGGTGCTGGAGGCTGATAGCTACGGCGCCAAAGTGTACCTGCTAAACGATGGCAACATCCTCAAGCTCTTCAGGCGCAAGCGGTTAATTTCATCTGCACTGCTGCGACCTTACTCCGCTCGCTTCATCGACAACGCGATGGGCCTGGAGAAAAAGGGAATTCCTACGCTGAAGGTATTGAAATACTACAAGCTGGATGCGCCAGGAATGACGGCAGTGCTGTATCAACCCCTGCCCGGTGAAACCTTGAGCCAACTGTCTCGCAAAGACGGGTTCAGCTGGCAGGAGCGCCTGCCGGAGCTTGTGGCACTGGTACGCAAATTACACAGGTCGGGGATTTATTTTCGGTCATTGCATCTGGGCAACATTGTCGTGACCCCTGACCAAGAGATGGGACTGATTGACGTCGCGGATATGCGTTTCATGCGGGCGCCACTGTCCAATCGCATGATCCGACGCAACGTGCAGCATTTTGCTCGCTACATCGCTCGCGAGCGGCTCGACGATCAGTTTCCCCTTGCCGAACTGGAACGTGCCCTGCTGGGCTGA
- a CDS encoding glycosyltransferase, whose amino-acid sequence MNIVNIMWAGGAPYVSVHKVHQQILSQAGSDAAISSWLLQGQGSCCSAGETREWQLSQRLLKGRHFWKLLHPWMRGRFREALKQAGTEVVLLDGLGVSRLVLPVLRQLPEVRAAVVFHGKTRLHRGDISLLRSFDPSHVTLVAVSQTLARTLEQDLGVPVQVLRSALEPTSFRQALLDRVAARQEMGLPLDSGPVLGAVGRLVDSKGFDYLLDAFALARQQRPDLRLVFLGEGNERPLLESRIKALGLGDVVSLQGHCNGLAHLYRAFDWVLIPSRSEGLGLVLQEAVMADVPVLCSDLLVFHEQLGDAGRYAAVGDIEDWGRAIIESVASDRDQVAQAQYQALAPEQVWQRFSQTSNDLLRTS is encoded by the coding sequence GTGAATATCGTCAACATCATGTGGGCCGGCGGCGCGCCGTATGTCTCGGTGCACAAGGTGCACCAGCAAATCCTTTCCCAGGCGGGGTCGGATGCAGCGATCAGCAGTTGGTTGCTGCAAGGGCAGGGCTCTTGCTGCAGCGCCGGGGAGACGCGCGAATGGCAACTGTCCCAGCGCCTGCTCAAAGGCCGGCATTTCTGGAAGCTGCTGCATCCCTGGATGCGTGGCCGATTTCGCGAAGCATTGAAGCAAGCCGGTACCGAGGTCGTGTTGCTTGACGGCCTGGGGGTATCCCGATTGGTGCTGCCGGTGCTGCGCCAGTTGCCTGAGGTGCGGGCAGCTGTCGTTTTTCATGGCAAGACTCGCTTGCATCGTGGTGATATCAGTCTGCTGCGTAGCTTCGACCCATCACATGTGACACTGGTTGCCGTCTCCCAGACGCTCGCCCGTACCCTTGAGCAGGACCTCGGTGTGCCTGTGCAGGTATTGCGCTCGGCACTTGAGCCAACCAGCTTTCGCCAGGCGTTGCTGGATCGAGTGGCAGCCCGGCAGGAAATGGGTTTACCGCTCGATAGCGGGCCGGTGCTGGGGGCGGTGGGACGGCTGGTCGATAGCAAGGGCTTCGACTACCTGCTCGATGCGTTTGCGCTGGCCCGCCAGCAGCGACCTGATCTGCGTTTGGTGTTTCTGGGTGAAGGCAACGAACGGCCGTTACTCGAATCACGCATCAAGGCGCTGGGCCTTGGCGACGTTGTTTCCCTTCAGGGCCACTGCAACGGTCTGGCCCATCTGTATCGGGCATTCGATTGGGTGCTGATACCCTCACGCTCCGAGGGGTTGGGCCTGGTGCTGCAAGAGGCCGTAATGGCCGATGTGCCGGTCTTGTGCAGTGACCTGTTAGTGTTTCACGAGCAGTTGGGGGATGCTGGTCGCTATGCCGCTGTCGGGGACATCGAAGACTGGGGGCGGGCGATCATCGAGAGTGTGGCCTCTGATCGTGATCAGGTGGCCCAGGCCCAATACCAGGCCCTTGCGCCCGAGCAGGTCTGGCAGCGCTTCAGCCAGACCTCCAATGACCTGCTACGAACTTCCTGA
- a CDS encoding glycosyltransferase family protein codes for MKVLFLVQKEQRAILDRLYDGVAAHCECDLRWLSSADQRNLRSYFRREVNVEKYDRIVFFLRFKQEIRQVGFIRTVPNLVILEHDAYQNYIPCKYTGKFSAHYRQLPWARVISSGYMVSERLRQEGFDAEFVPKGYDQQLLADQGRERDIELAFVGSTNSVAYSGRKALLDELAQVENLLVTRTKSGEEYCDTLNRIRFFVSADVGMGEYMIKNFEAMACGCVLLAYDQGEAENRALGLTDMHNVVLYNSIAQLQEKLKVLRADPALAEEIGRNGRDLAVAQFSFAQVGRSIVEKMQSPLRPRPALTGWQRLRLRLGL; via the coding sequence ATGAAAGTTCTATTTCTGGTGCAGAAAGAACAACGGGCCATCCTCGATCGTCTCTACGACGGCGTAGCTGCCCATTGCGAATGCGATCTGCGCTGGCTCAGCAGTGCCGATCAGCGCAACCTGCGCAGTTATTTCCGTCGCGAAGTCAACGTTGAAAAGTATGATCGGATCGTGTTTTTCCTGCGTTTCAAGCAAGAAATCCGTCAGGTCGGTTTCATTCGGACGGTGCCTAACCTGGTCATCCTCGAACACGACGCCTACCAGAACTACATCCCGTGCAAGTACACCGGCAAGTTCAGTGCGCATTACCGCCAGCTGCCGTGGGCGCGGGTGATCAGCTCCGGGTACATGGTCAGTGAGCGCCTGCGCCAGGAAGGCTTCGACGCCGAGTTCGTGCCCAAGGGCTATGACCAGCAGTTGCTCGCCGACCAGGGGCGTGAACGGGATATCGAGCTGGCCTTTGTCGGTAGCACCAATAGCGTGGCCTACAGCGGGCGCAAGGCGTTGCTGGACGAGCTGGCGCAGGTTGAAAACCTGCTGGTGACCCGGACCAAGTCCGGTGAAGAGTACTGTGACACGCTCAACCGCATACGTTTCTTCGTCAGTGCCGATGTGGGCATGGGCGAGTACATGATCAAGAATTTCGAGGCCATGGCCTGTGGCTGTGTGCTGCTGGCGTATGACCAGGGTGAGGCGGAAAATCGCGCCCTGGGTCTGACAGACATGCATAACGTGGTGCTGTATAACAGCATCGCGCAGTTGCAAGAGAAGCTCAAAGTACTGCGCGCCGACCCCGCGTTGGCCGAGGAAATCGGTCGCAATGGTCGTGATCTGGCGGTTGCGCAATTCAGCTTCGCTCAAGTGGGTCGTAGCATCGTTGAAAAAATGCAGTCACCTCTGCGTCCCCGTCCAGCCCTGACCGGCTGGCAGCGTTTGCGTTTGAGACTGGGCCTATGA
- a CDS encoding DMT family transporter yields MNAYTYLAIAICAEVIATASMKAVKGLSTPLPLLLMVCGYAVAFWMLTLVVRSIPVGIAYAIWSGLGIVLISIAALVIYGQKLDLPAMLGMAMIVGGVVVIQLFSKTAGH; encoded by the coding sequence ATGAATGCCTATACCTACCTGGCCATTGCCATTTGCGCCGAAGTCATCGCCACCGCCTCGATGAAGGCCGTGAAGGGCCTGAGCACACCCCTGCCCTTGCTGCTGATGGTCTGCGGCTATGCCGTGGCGTTCTGGATGCTGACCCTGGTGGTGCGCAGCATTCCGGTGGGTATTGCCTACGCCATCTGGTCGGGGTTGGGCATCGTGCTGATCAGCATTGCGGCATTGGTGATCTACGGGCAAAAGCTGGACCTCCCGGCGATGCTCGGCATGGCCATGATTGTCGGTGGCGTGGTGGTGATCCAGCTGTTCTCGAAAACCGCCGGGCATTGA